GGTAGTCGTATAACCGATGACCGACTCAGCCAGCGACAGCGCCGCCGGCCCACTGACACGCACGATCATCCGCGCGGCCGCGCCGGTCGCAGAGCTGATCGCGACGATGGTGTCGCCGGTGAACATGATAGATCGGTCAACTTAGGTGTCGGAGCTGCCGATGGCACCGTCTTACGGAGACGCTCTTAAAGAGGCGAAGCGTGTCATCCCGATGGGAGGCTTGCCGACCAGAGGGATCTCGATCTACGAGAATCGTCCGACAGTCGAGATCCCTCGGGTCACTACCCCTCCCTTCGGAATGACACACCGGGCGTCAGGTCGGTCCGCTAGAGCTTCGCCCGATGGTGCCTGACCGTCTCCGATCGACAAGGGAGACCCGAAGGACACACCTTCCCAGCCAAGACCCTATCGCTTTCGCTTCTCCGCCTCGCGCTTCAGTTCCTCGGCACGCGCCTGAAGGTTCGCGAACCAGCCACCCAAACCACCCGCAGGCTTGGTCGGTTCCACGCGGCGCACGCCACCCTTCGGTGGTGGATCGCGGCGGTCGTCCTTCTTGTCCGGGATATCGATCACCACCGCGGCGGCGGCCTCGGCTTCTTCCTTTTGCTTGATGTGCTTGCGGATGATCTTGCTCTCGATGATGCCGATCGTCGTGCTCGTCAGGATGTACAGGTTCAGCCCGGCCGGGCCGTTGTACAGGAAGACCGGGAAGATCAGCGTCATCCACTGCATCATCTTCTGCTGTTGCACCTGCTCGGGCGTGGTGGCCGGCGGTTTGGGCGTATACTTCGTCTGCAGGAAGAAGACGACGGCCAGCAGGAACGGCAGCACGTTGAACGCGTCGACCTTGAAGAAGTACAAGTCGATCGGGTGGTTCGGGAAGTAGAACAACCGATCCGGGTGCGCCAGGTCTTCGATCCACGTCAGCTTGATGCCAGCGAACTGAAGGAACGGCGACTGCCGCAGTTCGAAGGTGCTCTGCAGCGCCGTGTAGAGCGCGATCCAGATCGGCATCTGCAGGAACATCGGCAAACAGCCGAGGATCGGCGTGGCGCCCTGTTCCTTGTAGAACTGCATCATCGCGCGGTTCAGGGCTTCCTTGTCGTCGCCATGCTTCTTCTTCAGGCGCTCCATCTCCGGGCCCATCTTGCCCATCTTCATCATGCTGACCTGCGACTTCTTCGTGATCGGGTGCAGCAGGGCGCGCACGACGCAGACGAGCGCGATGATCGCCAGACCCCAGTCAAACAGGATGCTGTGGAAGAACTTCAGCATGCCCACCAGCAGATCGATGATCCACTGGAACGTGCAGATGCTGCAGAAGCCGCTGGTCATGACGAGCGTCTTGTCGAACGACAGCGGCGCCTGAATCATGTATGCGTTGCCGAGCAGGTCGCGCTGCTTGGGGAAGAAGAACGCGCGCAGTGGCATGTTGACCGATGTGCCGGCGGGCAGCGTGACGGGCTGCGTTTCGAGCGTCAGCACGACGTCGTGGTGATAGTCGGTAGCGGCCGGATCGAGCGCGGTCGCGGTGACTTTCGAAATGTACGGCCCGTTGACCGCGCCGGTAGCCGGCTCGGGGCGAAGCAGCGCGTTGAAGTAACCGCTGCCCATGCCCACCCAGGCCAAGGGGTAACCATCGGGGTGCGAGGTGAGGTCGCGCGTGGGTTTGCTGGGGGTGTAGTACGTCACCAGCTCGTGCTGCAGCGTGATGAAGCCCTGGTTCAGGTAGCCGGCGATCGACTGCTGATCGGGCATGCGGTCGTTCTCGTTCTCGGGCGCCGTGGTGCCGTTGAACGCAGACGCGATGACCAGCGGCCGATTCGCCAGGTTCGCGATTGCGAAGTCGACCTTCACCTCGTAGCCGGCGGCGTTGTCTTTCTCGGCCGTCTTGTCGGTTATCGTGAAGGTCTTGAGGACCCGCACGACCGGCCCGTTGGCGTCGGCAAGATCGACCGAGTAGACGGCCGAGCTGCGCGTCGAAGATTGCAGCGACCAGGGGACGGTGTTGAGGTCGACCTTTACGCCGTCCACCGAGATCCACTGCGTCGCGAGCGTGCGCGACTTATCTTCAAAACCCTTGTAGGGCTGTTGGAAGGTGTACCGTTCGTCACTGTTGACGACGCGCTTGTATCCGTTGAGCGTGACCGAATCGACCGCGGCGCCGACCGGTGAAAGTTCAAGCGCGACGGCGTAGTTGGGGTCGTTCTTGTCGGCCGATCCAAGTGTGACAGGCGTGGGCTGGGTCGCCGGAATTGCGTGTAATCCTGCTTGCACCGTTGCGCCCGTGGCCGCCGTGGCGGGTACCGCGGGGCTGACGGCCATCGGAGCTGTGCCCACCGCGGCAGTCGTCGGTATGGCATTGCTCGGCACGGCCGCCGGCGCGGTGGTGGGCGAGGTTTGCTGATCGACCGTCTCGCGCTTCACCAGACCCCATTCCGGGTTCTGCTTGTCGAGATAGCTGATCATCATCGTCCACCCCAGCATGACCGCCATGGCCAGGGACATGCCGAGAACTAGTCGCTTCGTATCCATTCGTTCGGGTCCGTTGTCAGGTTCCGTCAGTTGTTCGAGGGGGCAGAGATCAGGCTCTTCCAGCGCACGCCGCCGGACTGGCCGATTCAGTGGCCGGTATCTTCAAGCGCCCAGTGTCGCGACGCGTTACCGTCCGTCCAACAGGCGGGAGCCTAGAAAATCGTCCAAATCTTCTATCCCCTCTACCTTCTTGACCGTTGCGCGAACGTCGTACTGGAGGCGCACGAACTCGACGTGCGTTTCGCTGACGACGACGAAGCTGCTGCGCGGGTCGCGGTCGCGGGGCTGGCCGACGCTGCCGACGTTGATGATTGCCTTCTCGTCGGTCAGGGCGAATTTGTAGTCGAGCTCGTCGGGGCTGTAG
Above is a window of Tepidisphaeraceae bacterium DNA encoding:
- a CDS encoding YidC/Oxa1 family insertase periplasmic-domain containing protein, with amino-acid sequence MDTKRLVLGMSLAMAVMLGWTMMISYLDKQNPEWGLVKRETVDQQTSPTTAPAAVPSNAIPTTAAVGTAPMAVSPAVPATAATGATVQAGLHAIPATQPTPVTLGSADKNDPNYAVALELSPVGAAVDSVTLNGYKRVVNSDERYTFQQPYKGFEDKSRTLATQWISVDGVKVDLNTVPWSLQSSTRSSAVYSVDLADANGPVVRVLKTFTITDKTAEKDNAAGYEVKVDFAIANLANRPLVIASAFNGTTAPENENDRMPDQQSIAGYLNQGFITLQHELVTYYTPSKPTRDLTSHPDGYPLAWVGMGSGYFNALLRPEPATGAVNGPYISKVTATALDPAATDYHHDVVLTLETQPVTLPAGTSVNMPLRAFFFPKQRDLLGNAYMIQAPLSFDKTLVMTSGFCSICTFQWIIDLLVGMLKFFHSILFDWGLAIIALVCVVRALLHPITKKSQVSMMKMGKMGPEMERLKKKHGDDKEALNRAMMQFYKEQGATPILGCLPMFLQMPIWIALYTALQSTFELRQSPFLQFAGIKLTWIEDLAHPDRLFYFPNHPIDLYFFKVDAFNVLPFLLAVVFFLQTKYTPKPPATTPEQVQQQKMMQWMTLIFPVFLYNGPAGLNLYILTSTTIGIIESKIIRKHIKQKEEAEAAAAVVIDIPDKKDDRRDPPPKGGVRRVEPTKPAGGLGGWFANLQARAEELKREAEKRKR